A genomic region of Paroedura picta isolate Pp20150507F chromosome 4, Ppicta_v3.0, whole genome shotgun sequence contains the following coding sequences:
- the PCSK9 gene encoding proprotein convertase subtilisin/kexin type 9: protein MGGRGSRAPLLLLLAAIVVLAPATASPRPRPRHGGDGDTEPPSRPSQEEDAGGVAGAFYRSGQDAWRLPGHYIVVLKEEGLKLQTSRTAQHLQVRAAKRGYQIKILHVFEELFKGFVVKMSRDLLHMALRLPHVHYIEEDSYVFAQSVPWNLGRIIPVQYQSNEYNPPNKGDLVEIYLLDTGVQSNHREIEGRLFVTDFENVPEEDGTRFHWQASKCDSHGTHLAGVISGRDAGVAKGARVRSLRVLNCRGKGTVSGTLRGLEFVKKTLAAQPYSPLIMLLPLAGSYSHILNAACRLMVQMGVVIIAAAGNYKEDACLYSPASEPEVITVGATNAQDQPASMGTLGTNFGRCVDLFGPGDDIIGASSDCSTCFTSQSGTSQAAAHVAGIAAMILNTHPALSVSELRQRLIHFSIKNLISEAWFPEDQRLITPNRVAGIPSRRVADEQLYCRSVWSSLSGSTHAAIAIARCNSNEEMFSCSSVSKNGKRQGEHIQDYGGRKECVAHNRLGGQGIYAIARCCIWPKAACQINTYAQMAEDSAVRSVSCSKDSHVLTGCSSYSLDRGFSENIRPVLRTESNEDQCIGPADATVHASCCHAPSLECKVQEYSPANFTTKVTVTCDDGWTLTGCNAYSHGLNTFGVYSTDNTCIIMSSSHGKEAVAVGICCRRRLLDNEDQSSNYK from the exons ATGGGCGGCCGCGGATCCCGcgctccgctgctgctgctcctggccgcGATCGTCGTCTTGGCTCCGGCCACCGCCAGCccgcgcccccgcccccgccacgGCGGCGACGGCGACACCGAGCCCCCGAGCCGGCCCTCGCAGGAGGAGGACGCGGGCGGCGTCGCGGGAGCTTTCTACCGGAGCGGCCAG GATGCATGGCGCTTGCCTGGCCATTATATTGTGGTGCTTAAAGAGGAAGGCCTTAAACTCCAAACATCACGAACTGCCCAGCATCTGCAAGTCAGAGCAGCCAAGCGTGGCTACCAAATCAAAATCCTGCATGTCTTTGAGGAGTTATTTAAAGGCTTTGTTGTGAAGATGAGCAGAGATCTGTTGCATATG GCTTTGAGGCTTCCACATGTACATTACATAGAAGAGGATTCCTACGTGTTTGCCCAGAGTGTTCCCTGGAATCTTGGCCGAATTATCCCAGTGCAGTACCAATCAAATGAGTACAATCCTCCCA ACAAAGGTGACCTGGTTGAGATTTATCTGCTAGACACCGGTGTTCAGAGCAACCACCGGGAAATAGAGGGCAGGCTGTTTGTGACTGACTTTGAGAATGTCCCAGAGGAGGATGGTACTCGTTTTCATTGGCAG GCCAGTAAGTGTGACAGCCATGGGACTCACTTGGCTGGAGTTATCAGTGGGAGAGATGCTGGTGTGGCCAAAGGAGCCAGGGTTCGTAGCCTCCGGGTATTGAACTGCCGGGGGAAGGGCACTGTGAGTGGCACTCTAAGAG GTCTGGAATTTGTTAAGAAGACCCTGGCTGCCCAGCCCTACAGTCCTCTGATTATGTTACTCCCTTTGGCTGGCAGCTACAGCCACATCTTGAATGCAGCTTGTCGCTTGATGGTGCAGATGGGGGTGGTGATAATTGCTGCAGCAGGCAACTACAAAGAGGATGCTTGCCTATACTCACCAGCATCAGAACCGGAG GTTATCACTGTTGGAGCCACCAATGCCCAGGATCAGCCTGCTTCCATGGGAACCTTGGGGACAAATTTTGGGCGTTGTGTAGATCTGTTTGGACCAGGGGATGATATAATTGGTGCCTCCAGTGACTGCAGTACCTGCTTCACATCCCAGAGTGGAACATCCCAAGCAGCTGCACATGTAGCGG GTATTGCAGCCATGATCCTGAACACCCATCCTGCTCTGTCGGTCTCTGAGCTGAGACAGAGGCTGATCCATTTCTCTATCAAAAACCTTATCAGTGAGGCCTGGTTTCCTGAAGACCAGAGGCTGATCACCCCCAACAGAGTGGCTGGCATCCCCTCCAGACGTGTCGCAG ATGAGCAGCTGTATTGCCGCTCTGTGTGGTCATCCTTATCTGGTTCCACTCACGCAGCAATAGCTATTGCCCGCTGCAACAGCAATGAGGAAATGTTCAGCTGCTCCAGTGTATCCAAGAATGGCAAGCGACAAGGCGAGCACATCCAG GATTACGGGGGCAGAAAGGAGTGTGTGGCTCATAATAGGTTAGGTGGCCAAGGCATTTATGCTATAGCCCGGTGCTGCATTTGGCCCAAAGCTGCCTGCCAAATTAACACCTATGCACAGATGGCAGAGGATTCAGCAGTGAGAAGTGTCAGCTGCTCAAAGGACAGCCATGTTTTGACAG GTTGCAGCTCCTATTCTTTGGATCGAGGTTTCAGTGAAAATATCAGACCTGTGTTAAGGACAGAGAGCAACGAAGACCAATGCATAGGTCCGGCCGATGCAACTGTGCACGCCTCATGCTGCCATGCACCTAGCCTTGAGTGCAAGGTACAAGAATACTCTCCTGCAAATTTCACAACTAAG GTGACGGTGACTTGCGATGATGGCTGGACTCTAACAGGGTGCAATGCATATTCCCATGGTCTCAATACCTTTGGTGTGTATTCCACAGACAACACCTGCATAATAATGAGTAGCTCACATGGCAAAGAAGCAGTGGCTGTTGGCATCTGCTGTAGGAGACGACTCTTGGATAATGAGGACCAGAGTTCCAATTATAAATGA